One genomic window of Trichlorobacter lovleyi includes the following:
- a CDS encoding InlB B-repeat-containing protein: MLRTLSRFFNILLVFTAISLTCASASYAVSAVTVTRNGNFSSGLTSWNLDPAIPYGWNPLSSGKVDLHPSYGYLGQVLYQNLNVTNVANKTFVFSCALTKLSAPDGKTVAVYLEYIDASNNRQQLKLANPDNSTISDSTTVTGSVVVPAGAQKVVRLSIHKEGSGDFQIATIAVTAPVDVIVGAVPVITGLSASTGPFGTALTISGTDLGSSGSLTLAGSSSGLAATSWNSTTINATVQSSGRSGLIRATSGYVESDGIFPFLVTSPHLALMVMKPQQTVVSGEIAEFVVRGDFLNGFTSTGLAFSVTGPDGSASPFPNGTVQLTPASLKNSGGFSIRINTSGLTKGQTYSAEVRTTTPSGTVAAPFSLTTIGVAAIKFYNNAAEEITSLPTVTTQGAVSGFRAEAQDSTGQVLDTQISYSSSNSAILGVYQIYFYGPSVFALDNGSANIVASTMDGTSATLTVPILLAGSPKVTNMVLSPSSITNKNLPKTVTVTATLIPPASAPPENMSYGCGYGVLGMFEFELGLNSTCASADGVYNFTGTFQVKNELDGQPPTPGTIGVNADLLVGSFDLGFSTLAFQELPLIVVNDPSYGLVKVAARSLDPGGFGSEPWIDLDFCDSSGTKLFSKYGQGDPTLDSNLITLGGISPASYKLKYTPPFGESTPVWYPNAADSANAETVTVVAAGENQVLLHYLPSVTVSVTLAGTGSGSIASTPTGMTCSSGSCSGSYPAAAWITLQATPVDGSLFTGWSGTCSGTGSCTVQANSNASVTATFTAIQPTLTVALSGSGSGSVTSSPSGISCPGTCAAQFDQNTTVTLAAAPASDSSFAGWGGVCSGTAGCSVSMGTSDKSVTASFSAAPKTKVGILGFETLTLAYAGVTSDPVIKARDITFAENLNLNRSIAVTLKGGMDANFSPLVGAYTSLQGQLTIGSGSLTVENLVIK, encoded by the coding sequence ATGCTCAGAACCCTCTCAAGATTTTTCAATATCCTGCTTGTGTTTACAGCCATTTCTCTGACCTGTGCTTCAGCAAGCTATGCTGTTTCAGCAGTAACGGTCACCCGCAACGGCAATTTCAGCTCCGGCTTAACCTCCTGGAACCTGGACCCAGCCATCCCCTACGGCTGGAATCCGCTCAGCAGCGGCAAGGTTGACCTGCACCCCAGCTACGGCTACCTGGGACAGGTCTTGTATCAGAACCTGAACGTCACCAATGTGGCCAATAAAACCTTTGTATTCTCCTGTGCACTAACCAAGCTATCCGCCCCTGACGGCAAAACCGTTGCCGTGTACCTTGAATACATTGATGCATCCAACAACCGCCAGCAACTGAAGCTGGCCAATCCTGATAACAGCACGATCTCAGACAGCACCACCGTAACGGGAAGTGTGGTCGTACCGGCCGGTGCCCAGAAGGTTGTCCGACTGTCGATACACAAGGAAGGCAGCGGTGACTTCCAGATTGCCACTATTGCTGTAACAGCCCCCGTTGATGTTATTGTCGGGGCAGTGCCGGTTATCACCGGACTGTCCGCCTCCACAGGACCGTTCGGAACAGCCCTGACCATCAGCGGCACGGATCTGGGCAGTTCCGGAAGCCTGACCCTGGCCGGCTCAAGCTCAGGACTGGCGGCTACCAGCTGGAACAGCACCACCATCAACGCCACCGTACAATCCAGCGGCCGCAGCGGACTGATCCGGGCAACCAGCGGCTATGTCGAAAGCGACGGAATCTTCCCTTTCCTGGTGACCTCACCCCACCTGGCCCTGATGGTGATGAAACCGCAGCAGACGGTAGTCAGCGGCGAGATTGCCGAGTTCGTGGTACGCGGCGACTTTCTGAACGGCTTTACCTCAACCGGATTAGCCTTCAGCGTGACCGGCCCCGACGGCAGCGCCTCACCCTTCCCTAACGGCACGGTCCAGCTTACCCCGGCCTCACTAAAAAACAGCGGCGGCTTTTCAATCCGCATCAACACCTCCGGACTGACCAAAGGGCAGACCTACAGTGCCGAGGTACGCACGACCACCCCCTCAGGCACGGTCGCTGCCCCCTTTAGCCTGACCACCATCGGCGTTGCTGCTATCAAGTTCTACAATAACGCTGCAGAGGAAATTACCAGCCTGCCTACCGTCACCACACAGGGGGCCGTCAGCGGGTTCAGAGCTGAAGCCCAGGACAGTACCGGACAGGTACTGGATACCCAAATCAGCTACAGCTCATCCAACTCCGCCATTCTGGGGGTATACCAGATCTACTTTTATGGCCCCAGCGTATTTGCACTGGACAACGGCAGTGCAAATATTGTTGCCAGCACCATGGATGGCACCAGCGCAACCCTGACCGTTCCTATTTTACTGGCAGGCAGTCCCAAGGTCACAAATATGGTTCTTTCCCCCTCCAGTATCACCAACAAAAACTTACCTAAAACAGTTACTGTAACAGCAACACTTATTCCGCCTGCATCTGCCCCCCCTGAAAATATGTCTTATGGATGTGGGTACGGTGTTTTGGGCATGTTTGAGTTTGAACTAGGACTTAATTCTACATGTGCCTCAGCAGATGGAGTCTATAATTTTACTGGCACGTTCCAGGTTAAGAATGAACTTGATGGACAGCCGCCCACCCCTGGCACAATTGGAGTCAATGCGGACCTGTTAGTCGGTAGTTTTGATCTGGGTTTTTCTACTTTAGCATTCCAAGAATTACCACTTATTGTAGTTAACGATCCAAGCTACGGCCTGGTCAAGGTAGCGGCCAGATCCCTCGATCCCGGCGGTTTTGGCAGTGAGCCCTGGATTGATCTGGATTTCTGCGACAGCTCCGGTACCAAGCTTTTTAGTAAATACGGACAAGGCGACCCGACCCTTGACAGTAACCTGATCACCCTGGGGGGAATCTCACCCGCCTCTTACAAGCTAAAATATACGCCACCGTTTGGCGAAAGCACGCCGGTCTGGTATCCCAATGCCGCTGACAGTGCCAATGCCGAGACCGTGACGGTCGTTGCCGCCGGAGAGAATCAGGTACTGCTGCACTACCTGCCCTCCGTCACCGTCTCTGTCACCCTGGCCGGTACCGGCAGCGGCAGTATCGCCTCCACCCCCACCGGCATGACCTGCAGCTCAGGCAGTTGCAGCGGCAGTTACCCTGCAGCCGCCTGGATCACCCTGCAGGCCACTCCTGTGGATGGTTCCCTGTTCACCGGCTGGTCCGGTACCTGCAGCGGCACCGGCAGTTGCACGGTACAGGCCAACTCCAATGCATCGGTAACGGCAACCTTTACGGCGATTCAACCAACCCTGACCGTTGCCCTGTCCGGCAGTGGCAGCGGCAGTGTCACCAGTTCGCCAAGCGGTATCAGCTGCCCCGGCACCTGCGCTGCCCAGTTCGATCAGAATACAACCGTCACGCTGGCAGCCGCCCCCGCCAGTGACTCATCCTTTGCCGGCTGGGGCGGTGTATGCAGCGGCACAGCAGGGTGCAGCGTTTCCATGGGAACCTCCGACAAATCAGTTACTGCCAGCTTCAGCGCCGCCCCGAAAACTAAAGTCGGCATCCTTGGCTTTGAAACCCTCACGCTGGCCTATGCCGGAGTGACCAGCGACCCGGTCATTAAGGCGCGGGATATCACCTTTGCTGAAAACCTCAACCTTAACCGCAGCATTGCCGTCACCCTGAAGGGCGGCATGGATGCAAACTTCTCACCGCTTGTCGGCGCGTATACCTCGTTGCAGGGACAGCTCACAATTGGCAGCGGCAGCCTGACCGTAGAAAATCTTGTCATTAAGTGA
- a CDS encoding InlB B-repeat-containing protein produces the protein MVRFRYYNANYDNDWDIDDVVVTGIIPVSQPTLTVNHAYTAAGVIKGGGSISGSGISCSSVNGATKTGTCSASFSSGSTVTLAAAADANSTFSGWSGGGCSTGGCSFSITADTTVTGTFAGAYKAKISGSSGYDTLTLAHANAGSGATILARELHNATTLAVEPFVEDLTITKAITLKGGYNAGFSSNTGIYSTLSGILTIGGTSGSLTVENLIIQ, from the coding sequence ATGGTGCGTTTCAGATACTATAATGCCAATTACGATAATGATTGGGATATTGATGATGTGGTGGTGACAGGGATTATTCCTGTTTCCCAGCCCACCCTTACCGTCAACCACGCCTACACCGCTGCCGGGGTTATCAAAGGCGGCGGCAGCATCAGCGGCTCGGGCATCTCCTGCAGCTCCGTCAATGGCGCCACCAAGACCGGAACCTGCTCCGCTTCATTCAGCTCAGGCAGCACGGTGACCCTTGCTGCAGCTGCTGATGCAAACTCTACCTTTAGCGGTTGGTCCGGCGGCGGCTGCAGCACCGGTGGTTGCAGCTTCAGCATCACCGCCGACACCACGGTAACCGGCACCTTTGCCGGTGCCTACAAGGCCAAAATCAGCGGTAGTAGCGGTTATGACACCTTAACCCTTGCCCATGCCAACGCGGGTTCCGGTGCGACCATCCTGGCCCGCGAGCTCCATAATGCAACCACCCTGGCTGTTGAGCCGTTTGTAGAAGACCTGACCATAACCAAGGCAATCACCCTTAAAGGTGGCTACAATGCCGGGTTCAGCAGTAATACAGGGATCTACAGCACACTAAGCGGCATCCTCACCATAGGGGGCACCAGCGGGTCACTGACAGTGGAAAATCTGATCATACAGTAA
- a CDS encoding M6 family metalloprotease domain-containing protein, whose protein sequence is MFSISGMIRRDKTAAAVVPSSFSKILSVYILSALLLVLASSALVWAAPFAKDFQFTQPDNSRVTLQGHGDEFRAVFETKAGYTVLFDPKTKAYYYATRAADGKSLVSTGVLAHDKPPRGLNQHIRIDAAAAAAAARAKRVKWDQEVGLSERWKQLKAKKLGDLRKSASPTLAAAPEASATGNGSSIVFAPPSSTTLGVKQGLTLLIDFSDAPATIASSEIDSFLNSDSYSGYSNNGSVKKYFSDVSNGQLTYTNVVIAYVRMAQPKSYYNDTSVADNCGTQGRLLINDALTILKARPDYTSTILPTLSTLTTDASNNVAAFNVYFAGDNSGVWSNGLWPHSWVLASPVALGNGKYLYYYQITNVGTALELGTFCHENGHMLCDFPDLYDYDYDSKGGAGVFSLMGYGGGGTNPSQVDAYLKRAAGWATTIDLTSISNSTATLTAAPTSGYNTFYRYQKPGVSTEYYLFENRQKTGRDSGLPAAGIAIWHVDELGDRDNQSLAPNTSHANYELTLVQADNLWHFENNQNSGDVNDLYYPANTATAYSNAFHASSLPSATWWDGTGSALTFNSFSTSSATMTFSVAPAVTKTLTVAKTGSGSGTISSSPAGISCGSSCSGSFVQNSSVILTATADSNAMFSGWSGGGCSGTGTCVVNLATDTTVSASFVPATTTTVLSESFDASTTPTGWSITDNAGTGAVWRFDNPQGYPNDTGGTGNFAIADSDYAGTVNMDTELRTPVLNLAAYSIVFLKFKTFFDRYSSEIANVDISSNGAAGPWTTVWSKSLADYIGSE, encoded by the coding sequence GTGTTCAGCATTTCAGGTATGATCAGGCGAGACAAAACAGCAGCAGCGGTGGTCCCCTCCTCTTTCTCCAAGATCCTTTCTGTCTACATCCTGTCTGCATTACTGCTGGTACTGGCTTCATCCGCACTGGTGTGGGCAGCGCCGTTTGCAAAGGATTTTCAGTTTACCCAACCGGACAACTCCAGGGTCACTCTGCAGGGGCATGGTGACGAATTCCGTGCTGTTTTTGAAACCAAAGCCGGATATACAGTGCTCTTTGATCCAAAAACAAAGGCGTACTATTACGCCACACGTGCGGCTGACGGAAAGAGTCTCGTTTCCACCGGTGTGCTTGCGCACGACAAGCCCCCCCGGGGGCTGAATCAGCATATCCGCATTGATGCCGCAGCTGCTGCAGCTGCTGCCCGTGCCAAAAGGGTGAAGTGGGATCAAGAGGTCGGACTGTCAGAACGCTGGAAACAGTTGAAGGCCAAAAAACTGGGGGACCTCAGGAAATCAGCCAGCCCCACGCTTGCAGCTGCTCCGGAAGCATCCGCAACCGGCAATGGAAGTTCTATTGTATTTGCCCCACCATCCTCAACAACGCTTGGTGTGAAGCAGGGCCTGACTCTGCTGATCGACTTTTCAGATGCCCCGGCCACCATTGCCAGCAGCGAGATCGATTCATTTCTTAATAGCGACTCCTATTCCGGCTACAGCAACAACGGTTCGGTCAAAAAGTATTTCAGCGATGTCTCCAATGGCCAGCTGACCTACACCAACGTGGTCATTGCCTATGTACGGATGGCGCAGCCCAAAAGTTACTACAACGACACATCCGTCGCTGACAACTGCGGCACCCAGGGGCGACTGCTGATCAACGATGCCCTAACGATCCTGAAGGCCAGACCTGATTACACCAGCACCATCCTGCCAACCCTAAGCACGCTCACGACCGATGCCAGCAACAATGTTGCCGCTTTTAACGTCTATTTTGCCGGTGATAACAGCGGCGTCTGGTCAAACGGCCTCTGGCCCCACTCCTGGGTTCTGGCAAGCCCGGTGGCATTAGGCAATGGGAAATACCTGTACTATTACCAAATCACCAATGTCGGGACAGCGCTGGAGCTGGGAACCTTCTGCCATGAAAACGGCCATATGCTCTGTGACTTCCCGGACCTGTACGATTATGATTATGATTCAAAAGGCGGTGCCGGAGTATTCAGCCTGATGGGCTATGGCGGCGGCGGAACAAACCCGAGCCAGGTTGATGCCTACCTCAAGCGGGCGGCGGGCTGGGCCACCACCATCGATCTGACCAGCATATCAAACAGCACCGCCACCCTGACCGCAGCGCCAACCAGCGGCTACAACACCTTCTACCGCTACCAGAAACCCGGCGTTTCCACAGAATATTATCTCTTTGAAAACCGGCAAAAAACCGGCAGAGACAGCGGCCTGCCTGCTGCAGGCATCGCCATCTGGCATGTTGATGAACTGGGTGACCGGGACAACCAGAGTCTGGCTCCCAATACAAGCCATGCCAACTATGAGCTGACCCTTGTCCAGGCGGACAACCTGTGGCATTTTGAAAACAACCAGAACAGCGGCGATGTCAATGACCTCTACTATCCGGCTAACACGGCAACGGCTTACTCCAACGCCTTCCATGCCTCAAGCCTCCCCAGTGCCACTTGGTGGGATGGGACCGGATCTGCACTGACCTTCAACAGCTTCAGCACATCGTCAGCAACCATGACATTCAGCGTTGCACCGGCCGTCACCAAAACCCTGACCGTTGCCAAAACCGGCAGCGGCAGCGGCACCATCAGCTCATCACCGGCCGGTATTTCGTGCGGCAGCAGTTGCAGTGGCAGTTTTGTCCAGAACTCTTCAGTAATCCTGACGGCAACCGCTGACAGCAATGCCATGTTCAGCGGCTGGTCCGGCGGCGGCTGCTCCGGCACTGGCACCTGCGTGGTCAACCTGGCCACAGACACCACGGTAAGCGCATCCTTTGTCCCGGCCACCACAACCACCGTACTGTCAGAGAGCTTTGATGCCAGCACCACACCAACAGGCTGGAGCATTACAGACAATGCCGGTACGGGAGCGGTCTGGCGTTTCGACAACCCGCAGGGCTATCCTAACGACACCGGCGGCACCGGTAATTTTGCCATTGCTGACAGCGACTATGCCGGTACCGTCAATATGGATACGGAGCTACGGACACCAGTCTTGAATCTGGCCGCATATAGCATCGTATTCTTGAAGTTCAAAACGTTTTTCGATCGTTATTCGTCAGAAATTGCGAATGTTGACATCAGCAGTAATGGGGCTGCAGGCCCCTGGACCACTGTCTGGAGCAAGAGCCTTGCTGATTATATCGGGTCAGAATAG
- a CDS encoding IPT/TIG domain-containing protein, with translation MRRYTLHFLLILTTVLLLATAHAAPPPGQATVPRSAKQSGSLVVFSIVPAQAEPGTQVLLAISGLSDGLRLALGGDELAWRVLNDRRIAFDIPRDAAPGQYSLTVTAPDGASRSYAFTVLPLKPVAISIDPDRVTSCTSGSARDVTIQGRNFNASSQLLFDGAIIRSRVSAPDTIKFTAPNVRDGLHQVAVKNGDISSTPLGLSIVTAPDITSITTGNDHVNSYELIIEGDNFLQTSSVLVDGVRVEGNNNQQRDRLIYQDCTRMIYERHPYSSSPKELRIQVVNPGGATSRTVLVTAP, from the coding sequence ATGCGGCGCTACACCTTACACTTCTTGCTGATACTGACTACTGTCCTGCTGCTTGCGACAGCGCACGCAGCGCCTCCTCCCGGACAGGCTACCGTCCCCCGTTCCGCAAAACAATCAGGATCGCTGGTGGTATTCAGCATCGTGCCGGCACAAGCGGAACCGGGCACTCAGGTGCTGCTGGCCATAAGCGGCCTCAGTGACGGCTTAAGGCTGGCACTGGGAGGCGATGAGCTTGCCTGGCGGGTGCTGAATGACCGCCGGATCGCCTTTGATATCCCCCGTGATGCCGCACCGGGACAGTATTCACTGACCGTGACCGCCCCGGATGGTGCTTCCCGCTCCTACGCCTTTACGGTGCTACCGCTCAAACCGGTGGCAATCAGCATAGATCCTGACCGTGTCACCTCCTGCACCAGCGGTTCAGCCCGCGACGTAACCATACAGGGGCGCAACTTCAACGCCTCGTCACAACTACTGTTTGACGGCGCCATTATCCGCAGCCGGGTCAGCGCACCCGACACCATTAAATTCACAGCCCCCAATGTTCGCGATGGCCTGCATCAGGTCGCGGTCAAAAACGGCGATATCAGCAGCACGCCACTCGGGCTTTCCATTGTCACCGCCCCAGATATAACCTCGATCACCACCGGCAACGACCACGTCAACAGTTATGAACTGATCATTGAGGGTGACAATTTCCTACAGACCAGCTCCGTTCTGGTTGACGGAGTCAGGGTGGAAGGCAACAACAATCAGCAACGGGACCGCCTGATCTACCAGGACTGCACCAGGATGATCTACGAGCGGCACCCCTACTCGTCATCCCCCAAAGAATTGCGCATACAAGTGGTAAACCCGGGTGGCGCCACCAGCCGGACCGTGCTGGTAACCGCACCCTAA
- a CDS encoding type IV pilin protein → MNWNRNNSIKGRNGFTLIELMIVMTIIGILTAIAVPNYQWALIRAREAVLQENLYGIRSAIDQYYADQGKYPDKLEDLTERKYLHGIPTDPFTRKNDTWITIPPPAEKPPEDSGSNPQPVGTIPLPKGNVYDVQSGSELVGRNGVPYKEW, encoded by the coding sequence TTGAACTGGAATCGGAATAACTCCATTAAGGGCAGAAACGGCTTCACCCTGATTGAGCTGATGATCGTCATGACCATCATCGGCATTCTGACAGCCATTGCCGTGCCTAATTACCAGTGGGCCCTGATCCGGGCCCGCGAGGCGGTCCTGCAGGAGAACCTCTACGGTATCCGCTCGGCCATTGACCAGTACTATGCTGACCAGGGCAAGTATCCGGACAAGCTTGAAGACCTTACCGAGCGTAAATACCTGCACGGCATTCCCACCGATCCCTTTACCAGAAAGAATGACACCTGGATCACGATCCCTCCACCTGCAGAAAAACCGCCGGAAGACAGCGGCAGCAATCCCCAGCCGGTGGGGACTATCCCGCTGCCCAAGGGTAATGTCTATGATGTGCAGAGCGGCTCGGAACTAGTGGGGAGAAACGGCGTTCCGTACAAAGAATGGTAA
- a CDS encoding type II secretion system protein, with the protein MMNRSTKGVTLVELIIAVTLLALLASAILPFSRMTAKRTREIELHRNLRTIRTAIDDYKKAYDKAVEQKKIVATLQASGYPKTLELLVEGEDFGGLYGAKRKFLRRIPPDPMNPPKPGQPPQWGMRSYTDQPDATNWGKEDVFDVYSLSEGVAIDGSNYKDW; encoded by the coding sequence ATGATGAATCGCAGCACCAAAGGGGTTACCCTGGTTGAGCTGATTATCGCGGTTACCCTGCTGGCACTGCTGGCATCGGCGATACTGCCGTTTAGCCGCATGACCGCCAAACGGACCCGCGAGATTGAGCTGCACCGCAACCTGCGCACCATCCGCACGGCGATTGATGACTACAAAAAGGCCTATGACAAGGCAGTTGAGCAGAAAAAGATAGTGGCAACCCTGCAGGCCTCAGGCTACCCCAAAACCTTGGAACTGCTGGTTGAAGGAGAAGATTTCGGCGGGCTGTACGGGGCAAAGCGCAAGTTTCTGCGCCGCATTCCGCCTGATCCGATGAACCCGCCCAAACCGGGCCAGCCGCCGCAGTGGGGCATGCGCTCCTACACGGATCAACCGGATGCAACCAATTGGGGCAAGGAAGATGTGTTTGACGTCTATTCACTCAGTGAAGGAGTTGCCATTGACGGCAGCAACTATAAAGACTGGTAA
- a CDS encoding secretin N-terminal domain-containing protein, with amino-acid sequence MTRPLYIVVIVATLVALSGCSAARKNYNEGQDLEEQGKLEEAMYRYAEAVKNAPEESEYRVKFLNTRMAAARGREQEGDTLVKTGNYAGAVTAYQTAAGLDGSQPRLVQKAADAIRLRDAAAAYQEGLALEKGNKLRDAATAFGRALDLAAETPEYRSAAQRIATLRKSKLDGFELQLKSKQPITLRFRETRLKDIFSVISQLSGINFIFDPDVKDQSVTITLENATFRQSTDLLTGMYKLGHKVLNETTVLIYPHSAEKTKQYQDMQLRTFNLNHLDAKKAANLIRTMLQVRRLYINEDANALVVRDTSDVTDVIEKILEAHDLPEAEVVLDVEVIEISDKNAHNVGLLLSNYDVQLGAFSPSNELLATTLKDTTSTTSTTVTTDATIKNLVKAFSINSFGGYVTVPNAQYNFGKTLTNGEVLSNPKIRVKNKEKAKFNVGTRVPITTTTMATTGTTSQVNVQYVDVGVKVNAEPTIQLNNEVSIKLGLEVSSIISRETVGGKDSATTVVTIGTRNLDTVLSLKDGETSVIGGLISHSNSDSKQKIFLLGDIPLIGPLLSNSKTDNDKTELILAITPRLVRGVTVQPRKVTSFISGKEDDPSVTPPYASFEQEPEYAAALPAAAAHPTVPAIQPKPALATPAQAPIKPLQPPAVPAKPATAAQQQSAPAVPTALPAAKPSAQNQPAMLPPVRKPNSVFKMAPVTTPVVTQPAPQPPVAVESAPAPVTAEPDPGQGITQPPEPATGATDQ; translated from the coding sequence ATGACCAGACCACTGTACATAGTTGTTATAGTTGCCACCCTTGTGGCGCTTTCCGGCTGTTCTGCCGCCCGCAAAAACTACAACGAAGGCCAGGACCTGGAAGAACAGGGCAAGCTGGAAGAGGCGATGTACCGCTACGCCGAGGCGGTCAAGAATGCCCCGGAGGAGTCGGAATACCGGGTAAAATTCCTGAACACACGCATGGCTGCGGCCAGGGGGCGTGAGCAGGAGGGTGATACCCTGGTAAAGACAGGCAATTATGCCGGCGCCGTGACCGCCTACCAAACCGCTGCAGGTCTTGACGGCAGTCAGCCCCGGCTTGTACAAAAGGCAGCCGATGCCATCCGATTGCGGGATGCTGCCGCCGCCTACCAGGAAGGCCTGGCCCTGGAAAAGGGCAATAAACTTCGGGACGCGGCCACCGCCTTTGGACGGGCCCTGGACCTGGCAGCGGAGACCCCGGAGTACCGCAGCGCAGCCCAGCGCATTGCCACGCTGCGCAAATCCAAGCTTGACGGCTTTGAGCTGCAGCTGAAGTCAAAACAGCCGATCACCCTGCGTTTCCGTGAGACACGCCTGAAGGACATATTCTCGGTCATCTCGCAACTGTCAGGCATCAACTTCATCTTTGACCCGGACGTCAAAGACCAGAGCGTCACCATTACCCTGGAAAACGCCACCTTCCGCCAGTCAACCGATCTCCTGACCGGCATGTACAAACTGGGACACAAGGTACTGAACGAGACCACGGTATTGATTTACCCGCACAGCGCAGAGAAGACCAAGCAGTATCAGGACATGCAGCTGCGCACCTTCAACCTGAACCACCTGGATGCCAAGAAGGCGGCCAACCTGATCAGGACCATGCTGCAGGTCAGGCGGTTGTATATCAACGAAGATGCCAACGCCCTGGTGGTGCGGGATACCAGTGATGTTACCGATGTGATTGAAAAGATCCTGGAGGCCCATGACCTGCCGGAGGCAGAGGTGGTGCTGGATGTCGAGGTAATCGAGATCAGCGACAAGAACGCCCACAACGTCGGCCTGCTGTTAAGCAACTACGATGTGCAGCTGGGGGCGTTTTCACCCAGCAACGAACTGCTGGCAACAACGCTCAAGGATACCACCTCCACGACATCGACCACGGTCACCACCGACGCCACCATCAAGAACCTGGTCAAGGCCTTCAGCATCAACAGCTTCGGCGGCTATGTCACCGTGCCCAATGCCCAGTACAACTTCGGCAAGACCCTGACCAACGGCGAGGTGCTCTCCAATCCCAAGATCAGGGTCAAGAACAAGGAAAAGGCCAAGTTCAACGTCGGCACCAGGGTACCGATCACCACCACAACCATGGCCACCACCGGCACCACCTCGCAGGTCAACGTGCAGTACGTGGATGTGGGGGTCAAGGTCAATGCCGAGCCCACCATCCAGCTCAACAACGAGGTCTCCATCAAGCTGGGGCTTGAGGTCAGCTCCATCATCTCCCGCGAGACCGTGGGCGGCAAGGACAGTGCCACCACGGTGGTCACCATCGGCACCCGCAATCTGGATACGGTTCTAAGCCTCAAAGACGGAGAGACCAGCGTGATCGGCGGTCTGATCTCCCACAGCAACAGCGACAGCAAGCAGAAGATCTTCCTGCTGGGTGACATCCCGCTTATCGGACCGCTCTTGTCAAACAGCAAGACCGACAATGACAAGACCGAGCTGATCCTGGCCATCACACCACGGCTGGTCAGGGGCGTGACCGTGCAGCCCCGCAAGGTAACCTCTTTCATCTCCGGCAAAGAGGATGACCCGTCGGTGACCCCTCCCTATGCCTCATTTGAGCAGGAGCCGGAATACGCCGCAGCGCTGCCGGCAGCGGCAGCTCATCCGACAGTTCCGGCAATACAGCCGAAACCGGCACTGGCTACACCTGCGCAAGCACCAATCAAGCCGCTGCAGCCACCTGCAGTTCCGGCCAAGCCGGCAACAGCAGCACAGCAGCAATCTGCACCAGCGGTGCCAACCGCACTACCAGCGGCTAAGCCCTCGGCACAGAATCAGCCGGCTATGCTACCGCCTGTCAGAAAACCGAACAGCGTCTTTAAGATGGCTCCGGTTACAACACCGGTGGTGACACAACCTGCACCTCAACCTCCGGTTGCAGTAGAATCCGCGCCGGCACCGGTCACAGCAGAGCCGGACCCGGGCCAAGGAATAACACAACCTCCGGAGCCCGCTACCGGGGCGACTGATCAATGA
- a CDS encoding PilN domain-containing protein gives MQITINLATRRYYNRSRLRGWLFCLLALLLLLSILGARQLIGYRAESQKLATAISVLDKRLAAPPSGVAEKEFNLHSRQVASLNNILAQRRNSRRVLLDALEQATPNGVAYTAILPDQKDKTVKLEGRVRSLALLSDLLERLGDTGGIKTPTLVSTEDSAQRGMPGAPAGIRFVISLRWDGP, from the coding sequence ATGCAAATAACCATCAACCTTGCCACCCGCCGCTATTACAACCGTTCCCGGCTCAGGGGATGGCTGTTCTGTCTGCTGGCCCTGCTGCTGCTGCTCAGCATCCTTGGCGCCAGACAACTGATCGGATACCGTGCTGAATCGCAAAAGCTGGCAACGGCGATCAGCGTGCTTGACAAACGGCTGGCCGCACCGCCTTCCGGGGTGGCTGAAAAAGAGTTCAACCTGCACAGCCGCCAGGTGGCCTCCCTCAACAATATTCTGGCCCAACGGCGCAATTCCCGGCGGGTGCTGCTGGATGCACTTGAACAGGCCACCCCCAACGGCGTTGCCTACACGGCCATACTCCCTGATCAGAAAGACAAAACCGTCAAGCTTGAAGGACGGGTCCGCAGCCTGGCGCTGCTTTCCGATCTGCTGGAGCGGCTTGGCGACACCGGCGGCATCAAGACCCCCACCCTGGTCTCAACCGAAGACAGTGCGCAGCGTGGCATGCCGGGGGCCCCAGCCGGCATCAGGTTTGTGATCAGCCTGAGATGGGATGGTCCATGA